The following are encoded in a window of Deltaproteobacteria bacterium genomic DNA:
- a CDS encoding serine/threonine protein phosphatase, with protein sequence MERILAIGDIHGCYTKLVRLMEKVKMNPEKDLLIFIGDYIDRGDHSKEVVDYLIQLKKKAPSTIFLLGNHEQMLLEYLDGININPFLYNGGHKTLVSYFGPGPLSSFIEHPLVFPADHLEFFNSLRPYYEMKDYIFTHAGLKARIPLRSQDLSDLLWIREKFLYSKFNYGKTVIFGHTPFPEPFISKQKIGIDTGAVYGNKLTCLELPAMKFYTV encoded by the coding sequence ATGGAAAGAATTTTAGCGATTGGTGATATACACGGCTGTTACACTAAACTGGTCCGATTAATGGAAAAAGTAAAGATGAACCCTGAAAAAGACCTCTTAATCTTTATCGGGGATTATATTGACCGGGGGGACCATTCCAAAGAAGTGGTGGACTACCTGATTCAACTTAAAAAAAAGGCTCCTTCGACTATTTTTCTTTTAGGTAACCACGAACAGATGTTGTTGGAATATCTGGATGGGATAAACATCAACCCCTTTCTGTATAACGGCGGTCATAAGACCCTGGTCAGTTACTTCGGGCCTGGACCTCTTTCCTCTTTCATAGAGCACCCTTTGGTTTTTCCTGCCGACCATCTGGAATTTTTTAATTCCTTGCGGCCCTACTATGAGATGAAGGATTATATCTTTACCCATGCCGGACTTAAAGCCAGGATCCCCTTAAGATCCCAGGACCTTTCCGATCTCCTTTGGATTCGGGAAAAATTTCTTTATTCTAAATTCAATTATGGGAAGACTGTTATTTTTGGCCATACCCCCTTTCCGGAACCATTTATTTCCAAACAGAAAATCGGTATTGATACCGGGGCGGTCTATGGCAATAAATTAACCTGTCTCGAGCTGCCGGCCATGAAGTTTTATACGGTATGA
- a CDS encoding inositol-3-phosphate synthase, whose protein sequence is MGKGIIRVAICGVGNCASALLQGIEFYRHNPAVQEGLMHKTLGGYLPEDIQCVAAFDIDRRKVGRPLGEAAFALPNCVYSIWPSLPDYGITVRMGPIMDGFAPHMKDFPPERTFLPADEPPVDVGKILKETGAEMLVNYLPVGSTEAVRYYTTCCLNNGISLINCMPEFIASEPEWADQFEQRGIPLIGDDIKSQVGATIIHRVLAHLFEERGVNIKRTYQLNTGGNTDFLNMLERSRLKNKKISKTEAVQSQLSRPLSEENIHIGPSDYVPWQGDNKVCFIRIEATNFCGVPLELEARLSVQDSPNSAGVAIDAIRYCRVARDRGDAGVLLPVSAYLMKHPPVQMEEGDSRRQMEEYLGRK, encoded by the coding sequence ATGGGAAAAGGGATTATTAGGGTCGCTATCTGTGGTGTAGGAAATTGTGCCAGTGCTCTGCTGCAAGGAATCGAATTTTACCGTCATAACCCTGCTGTTCAGGAAGGGTTGATGCACAAAACCCTGGGGGGCTATCTGCCCGAGGATATTCAATGCGTAGCCGCTTTTGATATTGACCGGAGGAAAGTCGGTCGACCCCTTGGAGAAGCCGCTTTCGCCCTTCCCAATTGTGTCTATTCCATTTGGCCTTCGCTTCCCGATTATGGTATTACCGTCCGGATGGGCCCGATAATGGACGGTTTTGCCCCCCACATGAAGGATTTTCCACCGGAACGAACCTTTCTGCCGGCCGATGAACCCCCGGTGGACGTGGGAAAAATCCTTAAAGAAACCGGGGCGGAAATGTTGGTCAACTACCTTCCTGTCGGCTCAACCGAAGCAGTCCGATACTATACCACCTGTTGTCTGAACAACGGGATCAGTTTGATTAATTGTATGCCTGAATTCATCGCTTCCGAGCCGGAGTGGGCTGATCAATTTGAACAACGGGGGATACCTCTGATTGGAGATGATATCAAATCCCAGGTCGGGGCCACCATCATTCACCGGGTATTGGCCCACCTCTTTGAGGAACGGGGGGTTAACATCAAACGGACCTACCAACTCAACACCGGCGGGAACACCGATTTTTTGAATATGTTGGAGAGAAGCCGGTTAAAAAATAAAAAGATTTCCAAAACCGAGGCGGTTCAATCCCAGTTAAGCCGACCCTTATCCGAAGAAAACATCCATATCGGGCCTTCCGATTATGTTCCCTGGCAAGGGGATAATAAGGTCTGTTTTATTCGTATCGAGGCTACCAATTTTTGCGGGGTCCCTCTGGAATTGGAGGCCCGGTTATCGGTTCAGGATTCCCCTAACAGCGCCGGAGTGGCCATTGATGCCATACGGTACTGCCGGGTGGCCCGCGACCGGGGAGACGCCGGTGTCCTGCTCCCTGTTTCCGCCTACCTGATGAAGCATCCGCCGGTTCAGATGGAAGAGGGGGATTCCAGGCGGCAGATGGAAGAGTATTTAGGTCGAAAATAA
- a CDS encoding CDP-alcohol phosphatidyltransferase family protein, translating into MLRESKLGNRYLKWVEEVPVPFFSRRDIKPNHLTFLALFFSFLTIPAFLYALWLGGIGVLVSGAIDTMDGGLARKAGQKTRSGAFLDSVLDRYSDFLAIFGIWLYFSVRPIPFRSLTTALLFLLLTGSFLVSYARARGEGLGVSTSAGYFSRAERVVCLGTGSILNDLLTALFPAQLWLADHYFIIALLILLTAGTHINAFQRIHYLVRHL; encoded by the coding sequence TTGCTCCGTGAAAGCAAACTGGGAAATCGCTATCTGAAGTGGGTGGAAGAAGTTCCCGTCCCATTCTTCTCCCGCCGGGACATTAAGCCCAACCACCTGACCTTTCTGGCCCTGTTCTTCAGCTTTTTGACCATTCCAGCCTTCCTTTATGCCCTCTGGCTGGGAGGGATCGGTGTCCTTGTTTCAGGGGCTATCGATACCATGGACGGCGGATTGGCCCGAAAGGCCGGCCAAAAAACCCGCTCCGGGGCCTTCCTGGATTCTGTTCTGGACCGCTACAGCGATTTTTTAGCTATCTTTGGTATCTGGCTTTATTTCTCGGTCCGCCCCATTCCCTTTCGTTCCTTGACTACGGCCCTCCTCTTTCTTTTATTGACCGGTTCCTTCCTGGTCAGTTATGCCCGGGCCCGGGGGGAAGGTCTGGGCGTGTCGACTTCGGCCGGCTATTTCAGCCGGGCTGAGCGGGTGGTTTGTCTGGGGACAGGTTCTATATTGAATGATTTATTAACGGCCCTCTTCCCCGCCCAGCTCTGGCTGGCCGATCATTATTTTATTATCGCCCTGCTCATCCTGCTCACCGCGGGAACCCACATCAACGCCTTTCAACGAATCCATTATTTGGTACGGCATCTTTAA
- a CDS encoding radical SAM protein, whose protein sequence is MPLYINEFQTGSLKQKAEKAREVLRDCHLCPRNCGVNRLEGERGYCRTGRTALVSSVGPHFGEEAPLVGQFGSGTIFFAFCNLGCIFCQNYELSHSGEGREISPDALADQMLHLQTIGCHNINWVTPTHVVPMLLEALIIAIPKGLHLPLVYNCGGYESIETLRLLENIVDLYMPDFKFWDPAVSQELAQADDYPGIAREAIREMHRQVGDLLIGPKGIAQKGLLVRHLVMPNKKAGTKAVMAFIAREISRQTYVNIMDQYRPCGQAPGYPGIDRRIFPKEYEQALGEATEAGLLRLDHGRSRRIIRRD, encoded by the coding sequence TTGCCCCTTTATATCAATGAATTTCAAACCGGATCTTTAAAGCAAAAGGCCGAAAAAGCCCGGGAGGTTCTGAGGGACTGTCATCTTTGTCCCCGAAATTGCGGTGTAAATCGGTTGGAAGGGGAACGCGGTTACTGCCGGACAGGCCGGACGGCCCTGGTTTCCAGCGTGGGCCCGCACTTCGGGGAAGAAGCGCCCCTGGTTGGGCAGTTTGGCTCGGGGACCATTTTTTTTGCCTTTTGCAATCTGGGCTGTATCTTTTGCCAAAACTATGAGTTGAGTCATTCAGGGGAAGGCCGGGAGATTTCCCCTGATGCCTTGGCCGACCAAATGCTCCATTTGCAGACCATCGGGTGTCATAATATCAATTGGGTTACGCCCACCCATGTTGTCCCGATGCTTTTGGAAGCCTTAATTATCGCCATCCCCAAAGGGCTGCACCTTCCCCTGGTTTATAACTGCGGAGGATACGAATCCATAGAAACCCTGCGGCTGCTGGAAAATATTGTCGACCTCTATATGCCGGATTTTAAATTTTGGGATCCTGCCGTATCGCAGGAATTGGCCCAAGCCGATGATTATCCAGGGATTGCCCGGGAGGCCATTAGAGAGATGCACCGGCAGGTTGGGGATTTACTGATTGGGCCAAAGGGGATAGCCCAAAAGGGGCTACTGGTCAGACATCTGGTCATGCCCAATAAGAAGGCCGGGACAAAAGCCGTCATGGCCTTTATCGCCCGGGAAATTTCCAGGCAAACCTATGTGAATATAATGGATCAATATCGTCCTTGCGGCCAGGCCCCCGGGTATCCCGGAATCGACCGCAGGATTTTTCCCAAAGAGTACGAGCAAGCCCTGGGAGAGGCGACTGAGGCCGGTCTTTTGCGATTAGACCATGGCCGAAGCCGCAGGATAATAAGACGGGATTGA